From one Branchiostoma floridae strain S238N-H82 chromosome 3, Bfl_VNyyK, whole genome shotgun sequence genomic stretch:
- the LOC118412067 gene encoding phenazine biosynthesis-like domain-containing protein 1 isoform X3, translating into MECPVVVHEGQKLNKMAAIGQKWVPLYQVDAFTDQPFGGNAAAVCLLGDEKIAAEMNQSETAFICKLSPQDDFISSSVFRLRWFTPVSEMLLCGHATLASAGALFYVIKNPSSQLTFQTLSGDLFARREGDFISLDLPENKSQPQDGGKYKDLIKATIGSFPVQEVRFCSSVGGDLLIRIPDSITREQFEKMTPDIQGMMAAHQEEIRGVIVTLKGSLENGCVDDEGVQYDFVSRFFDPWSGLPEDPVTGSAHTVLASYWAKELGKTEFYARQCSQRGGVLRVRLRGDGRVDVKGQAVVVTTGKIRI; encoded by the exons ATGGAATGTCCCGTAGTTGTACATGAAGGTCAAAAGTTGAACAAAATGGCTGCCATTGGTCAGAAGTGGGTTCCTCTGTACCAAGTTGATGCCTTCACTGACCAGCCATTCGGAGGCAACGCCGCAGCTGTGTGTCTCCTGGGAGATGAG AAGATTGCGGCTGAGATGAACCAGTCTGAGACTGCCTTCATCTGTAAACTGTCACCTCAGGATGACTTCATCTCCA GTTCTGTATTCAGATTGCGATGGTTCACCCCTGTGAGTGAAATGCTCCTGTGTGGCCATGCCACTCTGGCATCAGCTGGTGCTCTCTTCTATGTCATCA AAAACCCCAGTTCCCAGCTGACCTTCCAGACCCTGAGTGGAGACCTGTTTGCCAGGAGGGAGGGAGATTTCATCTCACTGGACCTGCCTGAAAATAAGTCACAGCCTCAG gATGGTGGAAAATACAAGGACTTAATAAAG GCTACCATTGGCTCCTTCCCTGTTCAAGAAGTCCGCTTCTGTAGTTCCGTTGGAGGGGACCTGCTGATCAGGATACCTGACAGCATCACAAG AGAACAGTTTGAGAAGATGACACCAGACATCCAAGGCATGATGGCTGCCCACCAAGAAGAGATAAGAGGAGTTATAGTCACATTGAAAG GAAGCCTGGAGaatggttgtgttgatgatgaGGGAGTCCAGTATGACTTTGTCTCTCGTTTCTTTGACCCCTGGAGCGGTCTGCCAGAAGACCCAGTAACAGGGTCAGCACATACAGTCCTGGCCAGCTACTGGGCTAAGGAGCTGGGCAAGACTGAGTTCTATG CCCGCCAATGTTCCCAGAGAGGGGGTGTGCTGAGGGTGAGACTGAGGGGGGATGGCAGGGTGGATGTCAAGGGGCAGGCTGTTGTTGTAACAACTGGCAAGATTAGAATATAA
- the LOC118412067 gene encoding phenazine biosynthesis-like domain-containing protein isoform X7 → MECPVVVHEGQKLNKMAAIGQKWVPLYQVDAFTDQPFGGNAAAVCLLGDEPQELTDDHLQKIAAEMNQSETAFICKLSPQDDFISKNPSSQLTFQTLSGDLFARREGDFISLDLPENKSQPQDGGKYKDLIKATIGSFPVQEVRFCSSVGGDLLIRIPDSITREQFEKMTPDIQGMMAAHQEEIRGVIVTLKGSLENGCVDDEGVQYDFVSRFFDPWSGLPEDPVTGSAHTVLASYWAKELGKTEFYARQCSQRGGVLRVRLRGDGRVDVKGQAVVVTTGKIRI, encoded by the exons ATGGAATGTCCCGTAGTTGTACATGAAGGTCAAAAGTTGAACAAAATGGCTGCCATTGGTCAGAAGTGGGTTCCTCTGTACCAAGTTGATGCCTTCACTGACCAGCCATTCGGAGGCAACGCCGCAGCTGTGTGTCTCCTGGGAGATGAG CCACAGGAGCTAACTGATGACCATCTACAGAAGATTGCGGCTGAGATGAACCAGTCTGAGACTGCCTTCATCTGTAAACTGTCACCTCAGGATGACTTCATCTCCA AAAACCCCAGTTCCCAGCTGACCTTCCAGACCCTGAGTGGAGACCTGTTTGCCAGGAGGGAGGGAGATTTCATCTCACTGGACCTGCCTGAAAATAAGTCACAGCCTCAG gATGGTGGAAAATACAAGGACTTAATAAAG GCTACCATTGGCTCCTTCCCTGTTCAAGAAGTCCGCTTCTGTAGTTCCGTTGGAGGGGACCTGCTGATCAGGATACCTGACAGCATCACAAG AGAACAGTTTGAGAAGATGACACCAGACATCCAAGGCATGATGGCTGCCCACCAAGAAGAGATAAGAGGAGTTATAGTCACATTGAAAG GAAGCCTGGAGaatggttgtgttgatgatgaGGGAGTCCAGTATGACTTTGTCTCTCGTTTCTTTGACCCCTGGAGCGGTCTGCCAGAAGACCCAGTAACAGGGTCAGCACATACAGTCCTGGCCAGCTACTGGGCTAAGGAGCTGGGCAAGACTGAGTTCTATG CCCGCCAATGTTCCCAGAGAGGGGGTGTGCTGAGGGTGAGACTGAGGGGGGATGGCAGGGTGGATGTCAAGGGGCAGGCTGTTGTTGTAACAACTGGCAAGATTAGAATATAA
- the LOC118412067 gene encoding phenazine biosynthesis-like domain-containing protein isoform X8, producing MECPVVVHEGQKLNKMAAIGQKWVPLYQVDAFTDQPFGGNAAAVCLLGDEELTDDHLQKIAAEMNQSETAFICKLSPQDDFISKNPSSQLTFQTLSGDLFARREGDFISLDLPENKSQPQDGGKYKDLIKATIGSFPVQEVRFCSSVGGDLLIRIPDSITREQFEKMTPDIQGMMAAHQEEIRGVIVTLKGSLENGCVDDEGVQYDFVSRFFDPWSGLPEDPVTGSAHTVLASYWAKELGKTEFYARQCSQRGGVLRVRLRGDGRVDVKGQAVVVTTGKIRI from the exons ATGGAATGTCCCGTAGTTGTACATGAAGGTCAAAAGTTGAACAAAATGGCTGCCATTGGTCAGAAGTGGGTTCCTCTGTACCAAGTTGATGCCTTCACTGACCAGCCATTCGGAGGCAACGCCGCAGCTGTGTGTCTCCTGGGAGATGAG GAGCTAACTGATGACCATCTACAGAAGATTGCGGCTGAGATGAACCAGTCTGAGACTGCCTTCATCTGTAAACTGTCACCTCAGGATGACTTCATCTCCA AAAACCCCAGTTCCCAGCTGACCTTCCAGACCCTGAGTGGAGACCTGTTTGCCAGGAGGGAGGGAGATTTCATCTCACTGGACCTGCCTGAAAATAAGTCACAGCCTCAG gATGGTGGAAAATACAAGGACTTAATAAAG GCTACCATTGGCTCCTTCCCTGTTCAAGAAGTCCGCTTCTGTAGTTCCGTTGGAGGGGACCTGCTGATCAGGATACCTGACAGCATCACAAG AGAACAGTTTGAGAAGATGACACCAGACATCCAAGGCATGATGGCTGCCCACCAAGAAGAGATAAGAGGAGTTATAGTCACATTGAAAG GAAGCCTGGAGaatggttgtgttgatgatgaGGGAGTCCAGTATGACTTTGTCTCTCGTTTCTTTGACCCCTGGAGCGGTCTGCCAGAAGACCCAGTAACAGGGTCAGCACATACAGTCCTGGCCAGCTACTGGGCTAAGGAGCTGGGCAAGACTGAGTTCTATG CCCGCCAATGTTCCCAGAGAGGGGGTGTGCTGAGGGTGAGACTGAGGGGGGATGGCAGGGTGGATGTCAAGGGGCAGGCTGTTGTTGTAACAACTGGCAAGATTAGAATATAA
- the LOC118412067 gene encoding phenazine biosynthesis-like domain-containing protein 1 isoform X1 — MECPVVVHEGQKLNKMAAIGQKWVPLYQVDAFTDQPFGGNAAAVCLLGDEPQELTDDHLQKIAAEMNQSETAFICKLSPQDDFISSSVFRLRWFTPVSEMLLCGHATLASAGALFYVIKNPSSQLTFQTLSGDLFARREGDFISLDLPENKSQPQDGGKYKDLIKATIGSFPVQEVRFCSSVGGDLLIRIPDSITREQFEKMTPDIQGMMAAHQEEIRGVIVTLKGSLENGCVDDEGVQYDFVSRFFDPWSGLPEDPVTGSAHTVLASYWAKELGKTEFYARQCSQRGGVLRVRLRGDGRVDVKGQAVVVTTGKIRI, encoded by the exons ATGGAATGTCCCGTAGTTGTACATGAAGGTCAAAAGTTGAACAAAATGGCTGCCATTGGTCAGAAGTGGGTTCCTCTGTACCAAGTTGATGCCTTCACTGACCAGCCATTCGGAGGCAACGCCGCAGCTGTGTGTCTCCTGGGAGATGAG CCACAGGAGCTAACTGATGACCATCTACAGAAGATTGCGGCTGAGATGAACCAGTCTGAGACTGCCTTCATCTGTAAACTGTCACCTCAGGATGACTTCATCTCCA GTTCTGTATTCAGATTGCGATGGTTCACCCCTGTGAGTGAAATGCTCCTGTGTGGCCATGCCACTCTGGCATCAGCTGGTGCTCTCTTCTATGTCATCA AAAACCCCAGTTCCCAGCTGACCTTCCAGACCCTGAGTGGAGACCTGTTTGCCAGGAGGGAGGGAGATTTCATCTCACTGGACCTGCCTGAAAATAAGTCACAGCCTCAG gATGGTGGAAAATACAAGGACTTAATAAAG GCTACCATTGGCTCCTTCCCTGTTCAAGAAGTCCGCTTCTGTAGTTCCGTTGGAGGGGACCTGCTGATCAGGATACCTGACAGCATCACAAG AGAACAGTTTGAGAAGATGACACCAGACATCCAAGGCATGATGGCTGCCCACCAAGAAGAGATAAGAGGAGTTATAGTCACATTGAAAG GAAGCCTGGAGaatggttgtgttgatgatgaGGGAGTCCAGTATGACTTTGTCTCTCGTTTCTTTGACCCCTGGAGCGGTCTGCCAGAAGACCCAGTAACAGGGTCAGCACATACAGTCCTGGCCAGCTACTGGGCTAAGGAGCTGGGCAAGACTGAGTTCTATG CCCGCCAATGTTCCCAGAGAGGGGGTGTGCTGAGGGTGAGACTGAGGGGGGATGGCAGGGTGGATGTCAAGGGGCAGGCTGTTGTTGTAACAACTGGCAAGATTAGAATATAA
- the LOC118412067 gene encoding phenazine biosynthesis-like domain-containing protein 1 isoform X2 gives MECPVVVHEGQKLNKMAAIGQKWVPLYQVDAFTDQPFGGNAAAVCLLGDEELTDDHLQKIAAEMNQSETAFICKLSPQDDFISSSVFRLRWFTPVSEMLLCGHATLASAGALFYVIKNPSSQLTFQTLSGDLFARREGDFISLDLPENKSQPQDGGKYKDLIKATIGSFPVQEVRFCSSVGGDLLIRIPDSITREQFEKMTPDIQGMMAAHQEEIRGVIVTLKGSLENGCVDDEGVQYDFVSRFFDPWSGLPEDPVTGSAHTVLASYWAKELGKTEFYARQCSQRGGVLRVRLRGDGRVDVKGQAVVVTTGKIRI, from the exons ATGGAATGTCCCGTAGTTGTACATGAAGGTCAAAAGTTGAACAAAATGGCTGCCATTGGTCAGAAGTGGGTTCCTCTGTACCAAGTTGATGCCTTCACTGACCAGCCATTCGGAGGCAACGCCGCAGCTGTGTGTCTCCTGGGAGATGAG GAGCTAACTGATGACCATCTACAGAAGATTGCGGCTGAGATGAACCAGTCTGAGACTGCCTTCATCTGTAAACTGTCACCTCAGGATGACTTCATCTCCA GTTCTGTATTCAGATTGCGATGGTTCACCCCTGTGAGTGAAATGCTCCTGTGTGGCCATGCCACTCTGGCATCAGCTGGTGCTCTCTTCTATGTCATCA AAAACCCCAGTTCCCAGCTGACCTTCCAGACCCTGAGTGGAGACCTGTTTGCCAGGAGGGAGGGAGATTTCATCTCACTGGACCTGCCTGAAAATAAGTCACAGCCTCAG gATGGTGGAAAATACAAGGACTTAATAAAG GCTACCATTGGCTCCTTCCCTGTTCAAGAAGTCCGCTTCTGTAGTTCCGTTGGAGGGGACCTGCTGATCAGGATACCTGACAGCATCACAAG AGAACAGTTTGAGAAGATGACACCAGACATCCAAGGCATGATGGCTGCCCACCAAGAAGAGATAAGAGGAGTTATAGTCACATTGAAAG GAAGCCTGGAGaatggttgtgttgatgatgaGGGAGTCCAGTATGACTTTGTCTCTCGTTTCTTTGACCCCTGGAGCGGTCTGCCAGAAGACCCAGTAACAGGGTCAGCACATACAGTCCTGGCCAGCTACTGGGCTAAGGAGCTGGGCAAGACTGAGTTCTATG CCCGCCAATGTTCCCAGAGAGGGGGTGTGCTGAGGGTGAGACTGAGGGGGGATGGCAGGGTGGATGTCAAGGGGCAGGCTGTTGTTGTAACAACTGGCAAGATTAGAATATAA
- the LOC118412066 gene encoding progestin and adipoQ receptor family member 3-like isoform X2, with translation MEEAGLSFPEVFSTKSDSYGIQLYGYDDIPNFLKGNPYVVGGYRAYLPTALCLKSLCVLSNETVNIWSHLLGFVLFFILGVYDNLVTIPGVHGTYNDHLIYTVFLACFQFCMLCSAGYHLLCCHVSERVARRWLSLDLAGISVGVMGCYFPGVYYAYYCNLFWRDLYLLLVTVLVAVTLVMQLHPHFLSAAWSSRRLALFSALVAYGVCPAVHWIFISGGWNQPMVQVFFPKVVIMYFLGVLALVFYGTKVPERCLPGKVDYVGHSHQWWHLIVVAAFYWWHQSGLSLMQYRLQHPCHGLETRLQPDL, from the exons ATGGAGGAGGCTGGGCTGAGCTTTCCtgaggtgttcagcaccaagtcTGACAGCTATGGGATCCAGCTGTATGGTTATGACGATATCCCCAATTTCCTGAAGGGGAACCCGTATGTGGTGGGTGGGTACAGGGCATACCTGCCCACTGCACTATGTCTGAAAAG TCTGTGTGTGCTGTCCAATGAGACAGTGAACATCTGGAGTCACCTGCTGGGCTTTGTTCTGTTCTTCATCCTGGGTGTCTATGACAACCTGGTGACCATTCCGGGGGTCCATGGGACTTACAACGACCATCTCATCTATACTGTGTTCCTTGCATGCTTCCAG TTTTGTATGCTGTGTTCTGCTGGCTATCATCTTCTCTGCTGCCATGTATCAGAGAGAGTCGCTCGCCGCTGGCTGTCCCTGGATCTGGCTGGAATCTCAGTCGGAGTTATGGGCTGTTACTTTCCTGGAGTTTACTATGCTTACTACTGTAACTTG TTTTGGCGAGACCTGTACCTGTTGCTGGTGACAGTGTTAGTCGCAGTAACATTGGTGATGCAGCTCCACCCACACTTCCTGTCAGCCGCCTGGTCCAGTCGCAGGCTGGCCCTGTTCTCTGCACTCGTCGCCTACGGGGTCTGCCCAGCTGTTCACTGGATATTCATCAGTGGGGGGTGGAATCAGCCTATGGTACAG GTGTTCTTCCCAAAGGTAGTGATAATGTACTTCCTAGGGGTTCTTGCTCTGGTGTTTTATGGTACTAAGGTGCCTGAGCGCTGCTTGCCAG GTAAGGTGGACTATGTGGGACACAGCCACCAATGGTGGCACCTGATCGTGGTGGCGGCATTTTACTGGTGGCACCAGTCAGGCCTCAGCCTCATGCAGTACAGACTGCAGCACCCCTGCCATGGCCTGGAGACTAGGCTACAGCCTGATCTATAA
- the LOC118412066 gene encoding progestin and adipoQ receptor family member 3-like isoform X1 — protein MGPQMMDSSSQRSKDPFRRVSMEEAGLSFPEVFSTKSDSYGIQLYGYDDIPNFLKGNPYVVGGYRAYLPTALCLKSLCVLSNETVNIWSHLLGFVLFFILGVYDNLVTIPGVHGTYNDHLIYTVFLACFQFCMLCSAGYHLLCCHVSERVARRWLSLDLAGISVGVMGCYFPGVYYAYYCNLFWRDLYLLLVTVLVAVTLVMQLHPHFLSAAWSSRRLALFSALVAYGVCPAVHWIFISGGWNQPMVQVFFPKVVIMYFLGVLALVFYGTKVPERCLPGKVDYVGHSHQWWHLIVVAAFYWWHQSGLSLMQYRLQHPCHGLETRLQPDL, from the exons GGTTTCTATGGAGGAGGCTGGGCTGAGCTTTCCtgaggtgttcagcaccaagtcTGACAGCTATGGGATCCAGCTGTATGGTTATGACGATATCCCCAATTTCCTGAAGGGGAACCCGTATGTGGTGGGTGGGTACAGGGCATACCTGCCCACTGCACTATGTCTGAAAAG TCTGTGTGTGCTGTCCAATGAGACAGTGAACATCTGGAGTCACCTGCTGGGCTTTGTTCTGTTCTTCATCCTGGGTGTCTATGACAACCTGGTGACCATTCCGGGGGTCCATGGGACTTACAACGACCATCTCATCTATACTGTGTTCCTTGCATGCTTCCAG TTTTGTATGCTGTGTTCTGCTGGCTATCATCTTCTCTGCTGCCATGTATCAGAGAGAGTCGCTCGCCGCTGGCTGTCCCTGGATCTGGCTGGAATCTCAGTCGGAGTTATGGGCTGTTACTTTCCTGGAGTTTACTATGCTTACTACTGTAACTTG TTTTGGCGAGACCTGTACCTGTTGCTGGTGACAGTGTTAGTCGCAGTAACATTGGTGATGCAGCTCCACCCACACTTCCTGTCAGCCGCCTGGTCCAGTCGCAGGCTGGCCCTGTTCTCTGCACTCGTCGCCTACGGGGTCTGCCCAGCTGTTCACTGGATATTCATCAGTGGGGGGTGGAATCAGCCTATGGTACAG GTGTTCTTCCCAAAGGTAGTGATAATGTACTTCCTAGGGGTTCTTGCTCTGGTGTTTTATGGTACTAAGGTGCCTGAGCGCTGCTTGCCAG GTAAGGTGGACTATGTGGGACACAGCCACCAATGGTGGCACCTGATCGTGGTGGCGGCATTTTACTGGTGGCACCAGTCAGGCCTCAGCCTCATGCAGTACAGACTGCAGCACCCCTGCCATGGCCTGGAGACTAGGCTACAGCCTGATCTATAA